One stretch of Pontiella desulfatans DNA includes these proteins:
- a CDS encoding glucosidase family protein: protein MTLDENFFVERGAVRCGEGIPQMPRWFTDSRLAFSLEEHSVTEVAWYEKNCGTVFMRHLWDGFRYYIEQDGLNYRPVYRNTVVRPWGVEAEWPLEDHVFSHKVLAVDETMVFELTAPADLPPGCRFKFDFNTAFALSYSDRLDFRHPTGPGREWKEWAFDPDGNVLVGGYRLAETEFPQAYDFCCVFGADFPMEYRIDEKGNVHVLTGPELQPGQTCRLMISFARERERAMTRNRAFIEEADEKIGQQYERYRQLADSVPRLRSPYQDLNRYFELLPHYHESLKVTDIPGAVRAKTWRYWVWGWDGMTNNSATAYWGDTRHIGDMLDFYRETADPEGGIVHWYEYDMSIKEVSMVPAQCIYLVLLQLYADQTADLEQVRKNYDFAVRIYRMAAATEVGESGMTQGQSLFPDYRDLIGETGDDISALNNSIFYCASRSMNRLAALMGDEAVRQESARFAERMEAGFMDRFFDTEKGFPVSSLEASTGRPREVFQMCSLRWENDYYYDLVRPVMERCMDFVETHLVCRSGIREVPRWCPAYGADANQLQAWWPVADESFVRMANALDRKDLLERWVGWLEYWYGQLSCPEAVSCHIETDRPETDRWSALKGAWQAFAMRTWYQGIVHGVVGVDADAGGITFHPYSGEEMVLEGLHYLGKTFDFSMQGSGPFIETLEVGGRTVRGTNKLPLECYQDKNHVAVTVRRVAEPPYPLMITRGNGAVLKDYQSSGNQIETRLQGAGLVRLELWAESMPEVRLNGSPVSVEYDADSKGAIVALELEPDGNEQLHISMSQGV from the coding sequence ATGACGTTGGATGAAAATTTTTTCGTGGAGCGCGGAGCGGTCCGCTGCGGGGAGGGCATTCCGCAAATGCCGCGCTGGTTTACGGACAGCCGGTTGGCTTTTTCCCTGGAGGAGCATTCCGTAACCGAGGTGGCCTGGTATGAAAAAAACTGCGGTACGGTATTTATGCGTCACCTGTGGGACGGGTTTCGGTATTACATTGAACAGGATGGACTCAACTATCGCCCGGTCTATCGGAATACGGTTGTGCGGCCCTGGGGGGTGGAAGCGGAATGGCCGCTGGAAGACCACGTGTTCAGCCATAAGGTGCTGGCCGTTGATGAGACCATGGTTTTTGAGCTGACCGCGCCCGCCGATCTACCGCCGGGGTGCCGGTTTAAGTTTGATTTCAACACCGCCTTTGCGCTCAGTTATTCCGACCGGCTGGATTTTCGGCATCCGACGGGGCCGGGCCGGGAATGGAAGGAGTGGGCGTTTGATCCTGACGGAAATGTGCTGGTCGGCGGATACCGGCTCGCCGAAACAGAATTCCCGCAGGCCTATGATTTCTGCTGTGTGTTCGGGGCGGATTTTCCAATGGAATACCGGATCGATGAGAAAGGGAATGTGCATGTGTTGACCGGCCCGGAGCTTCAACCGGGGCAGACCTGCCGGCTGATGATCAGTTTTGCCCGGGAGCGGGAACGCGCCATGACCCGCAACCGTGCGTTTATCGAAGAGGCCGATGAAAAGATCGGGCAGCAGTATGAGCGATATCGGCAACTGGCGGATTCGGTTCCGCGGTTGCGCAGTCCGTACCAGGATCTGAACCGCTATTTTGAGTTGCTTCCGCACTACCATGAGTCCTTGAAAGTGACGGATATTCCCGGTGCGGTGCGGGCCAAAACCTGGCGCTACTGGGTCTGGGGCTGGGACGGGATGACCAATAACAGCGCCACGGCCTATTGGGGCGATACCCGGCACATCGGGGATATGCTCGACTTTTACCGTGAAACGGCCGATCCGGAGGGCGGGATTGTGCATTGGTATGAATATGACATGTCGATTAAAGAGGTATCGATGGTTCCCGCCCAGTGCATCTACCTGGTCCTGCTGCAACTGTATGCCGACCAGACCGCTGATTTGGAGCAGGTTCGTAAAAACTATGATTTTGCAGTCAGGATCTACCGGATGGCCGCGGCAACCGAGGTCGGCGAAAGCGGAATGACCCAGGGACAGTCGCTCTTTCCGGACTACCGGGACCTCATCGGAGAGACCGGCGACGATATCAGTGCGCTGAACAATTCGATCTTTTATTGCGCGTCGCGATCCATGAACCGCCTGGCTGCGCTGATGGGCGATGAGGCCGTCCGGCAGGAGTCCGCCCGTTTTGCTGAGCGGATGGAAGCCGGTTTTATGGACCGTTTCTTCGATACGGAAAAAGGATTTCCGGTCTCGTCGCTGGAGGCCTCAACAGGGCGGCCGCGCGAGGTGTTCCAGATGTGTTCGTTGCGGTGGGAAAACGATTATTACTATGATCTTGTCCGCCCCGTCATGGAGCGGTGCATGGACTTTGTTGAAACCCATCTGGTCTGCCGGTCCGGTATCCGTGAGGTTCCGCGTTGGTGCCCGGCCTATGGCGCGGATGCCAACCAGCTGCAGGCCTGGTGGCCCGTGGCCGATGAATCGTTTGTCCGCATGGCCAATGCGCTGGATCGCAAGGATCTGCTGGAGCGCTGGGTCGGTTGGCTGGAATACTGGTACGGGCAGCTTTCCTGTCCCGAGGCGGTTTCGTGCCATATCGAAACCGACCGCCCCGAAACCGACCGTTGGAGCGCGTTGAAGGGGGCCTGGCAGGCGTTTGCCATGCGCACCTGGTATCAGGGTATCGTACATGGTGTCGTGGGCGTCGATGCCGATGCCGGGGGCATCACCTTCCATCCCTACAGCGGGGAGGAGATGGTGCTCGAAGGACTGCATTACCTGGGTAAAACCTTTGATTTCTCCATGCAGGGCAGCGGTCCGTTTATTGAAACGCTTGAGGTCGGCGGCCGGACCGTCCGGGGTACGAACAAGCTTCCGCTGGAGTGCTATCAGGATAAGAACCATGTTGCGGTTACCGTCCGGCGCGTGGCGGAGCCGCCGTATCCGCTGATGATTACACGCGGAAACGGTGCGGTCCTGAAGGACTACCAATCTTCCGGGAATCAGATCGAGACCCGTCTTCAGGGAGCTGGATTGGTCCGACTGGAACTGTGGGCGGAGTCGATGCCCGAGGTAAGACTCAACGGAAGTCCCGTTTCTGTTGAGTATGATGCTGACTCAAAAGGCGCGATCGTTGCGCTCGAGCTGGAGCCGGATGGGAACGAACAGCTGCACATTTCAATGAGTCAAGGAGTCTGA
- a CDS encoding family 78 glycoside hydrolase catalytic domain, whose product MRPLHDCSRKSSRTGIFTGVAVALTLSLVMTVPARAVDFADSGGFSVSDLRCEDLVDPIGIDILKPRLSWRMQSSANGAAQSAYQVLVATSPGLLKPGSADLWDSGIVTASRSQHILYAGKSLSRGIPHYWMVRIWNEMGEASSWSTPAVWTLFDMPFNKDWQAEWITEGSSSPWLRQSLELTGPPARAYIYVNALGYFQLFINGERVGNDEFAPHVGQFDKRTFCITYDVTKYLKKGKNAIGFWLGSGWSRGGAGVKTAPAVRAQLEIADAQGEMTTLVTDASWRVKASSMAYLGEWKWGKYGGEVHTGSQDQPDWADADFDDSEWAMAKPDELVDTIVSAEMLQRSRVIETITPVKVTSLSGGAWLVDMGKAMTGTFEITFPKAEKGHNVSMVFGDSYTPSDNGGTPELNSFGQASEYIFRGSGTETFKNRFNYASCRYILITNAPEGELTPGDIKGYFITTQLPKASTFSCSDETLNEIYKMMEHTLRCLMLGGYQVDCHSRERYGYGGDGHSSLDTTLCFLGADAFYRKWTRDWLDGQKSDGGFTYTSPASGHGGGPFWCGFITAATLKHYHHYGDLSLVKRNYPAIRKWFELAQSKTVNDLQQKFTDQRWYLGDWASPKGDDRSGEKDADVFIQAYMGYALEQAAELADVLGKADDAKTFRGWAEARRKATHRNRFDKESTTYGTGTQMTYILPLAGGVVPEELRDEVFAGFEKTLKEQDKGHLSTGLSGTYMMVQYLQQIGRDDLIYLFASKKTFPSWGHMIEQGATATWEHWNGRASRIHNCYNSIGSWFIQGLAGIRPDPEKPGFKHVIIKPAFINELSYVNGSHDSAYGTIQSDWKRDGDVIHMTLKIPANSTATVYLPAKAAADVTVNGSSIQQAEQVNFRRVEKDRTVVDLGAGQYKFVCGQRR is encoded by the coding sequence ATGAGACCGCTCCACGACTGCTCGCGAAAAAGCAGCCGGACCGGAATCTTTACAGGCGTTGCTGTGGCGCTCACACTCTCACTTGTAATGACCGTCCCCGCGAGGGCGGTGGATTTCGCTGATTCGGGCGGATTTTCGGTCTCCGACCTGCGCTGCGAGGACCTCGTAGATCCGATTGGAATTGATATTCTCAAGCCGCGGCTCTCATGGCGGATGCAGTCCAGTGCAAACGGCGCAGCGCAGTCCGCGTACCAGGTGCTTGTTGCGACTTCCCCGGGACTGCTCAAACCAGGTTCAGCAGATCTCTGGGATTCGGGCATAGTCACCGCCAGCCGGAGCCAGCACATCTTGTATGCGGGCAAAAGCCTTTCACGCGGTATTCCGCATTACTGGATGGTGCGAATATGGAACGAAATGGGTGAGGCTTCTTCATGGAGCACTCCCGCCGTCTGGACCCTCTTCGATATGCCATTCAATAAGGACTGGCAGGCGGAGTGGATTACAGAGGGGAGCAGTTCGCCCTGGTTGCGTCAGTCGCTGGAGTTAACGGGGCCTCCGGCGAGGGCGTATATCTATGTCAATGCCCTCGGATATTTCCAGCTCTTCATCAACGGCGAAAGAGTGGGGAACGATGAGTTTGCGCCGCATGTAGGGCAGTTCGACAAGCGCACCTTCTGCATCACCTATGATGTGACGAAATATCTGAAGAAGGGAAAGAACGCCATTGGTTTCTGGCTGGGCAGCGGCTGGAGCCGCGGTGGTGCGGGGGTAAAGACAGCTCCTGCTGTACGGGCACAGCTTGAGATCGCGGATGCTCAAGGAGAAATGACCACACTCGTTACTGATGCGTCCTGGCGCGTAAAGGCCAGTTCCATGGCCTATCTGGGCGAATGGAAGTGGGGTAAGTACGGCGGGGAAGTGCATACTGGAAGCCAGGATCAACCCGACTGGGCGGATGCCGATTTTGATGACAGTGAATGGGCCATGGCCAAACCAGACGAGCTTGTGGACACCATCGTTTCAGCGGAGATGCTTCAGCGCAGTCGGGTCATCGAGACGATCACGCCTGTTAAGGTCACGAGCCTGAGCGGGGGTGCCTGGCTCGTTGATATGGGCAAAGCCATGACCGGGACCTTTGAGATCACCTTCCCGAAAGCCGAAAAGGGGCACAACGTATCGATGGTGTTTGGCGATTCATACACGCCTTCCGACAATGGAGGTACTCCCGAGCTGAACAGCTTCGGTCAGGCAAGCGAGTACATTTTCCGCGGCAGCGGCACAGAAACGTTCAAGAACCGTTTCAACTATGCCAGTTGCCGATACATCCTGATCACCAACGCGCCCGAGGGCGAGCTCACGCCCGGGGATATCAAGGGGTACTTTATCACGACGCAGCTTCCCAAGGCCAGCACCTTCAGCTGTTCCGACGAAACGCTGAACGAAATCTACAAAATGATGGAGCACACGCTTCGCTGTCTTATGCTCGGTGGCTATCAGGTGGACTGCCACTCCCGGGAGCGGTACGGCTACGGCGGAGATGGTCACTCTTCGCTGGATACCACGCTCTGTTTTCTGGGCGCTGATGCCTTCTACCGTAAGTGGACCCGGGACTGGCTGGATGGCCAGAAAAGCGATGGCGGGTTCACCTATACCTCTCCTGCTTCAGGGCATGGCGGCGGTCCCTTCTGGTGCGGATTTATCACGGCGGCTACCCTGAAGCACTACCATCACTACGGTGACCTCAGTCTGGTAAAACGCAACTACCCGGCCATCCGGAAATGGTTCGAGCTGGCCCAGAGCAAAACGGTCAATGATCTGCAGCAGAAGTTCACCGACCAACGTTGGTACCTCGGCGACTGGGCATCGCCAAAGGGCGATGACCGGAGCGGCGAGAAGGATGCGGATGTTTTTATTCAGGCATACATGGGCTACGCGCTTGAGCAGGCGGCTGAACTTGCAGACGTACTGGGTAAGGCCGATGATGCAAAAACGTTCAGGGGTTGGGCCGAGGCCCGGCGCAAAGCGACGCACCGGAATCGCTTTGATAAGGAGAGTACAACATACGGTACCGGCACCCAGATGACCTACATCCTGCCGCTCGCGGGGGGCGTCGTTCCCGAGGAACTGCGGGACGAGGTCTTCGCCGGGTTCGAGAAGACGCTCAAAGAGCAGGACAAGGGTCATCTGAGCACGGGCCTCTCTGGGACCTACATGATGGTTCAGTACCTGCAGCAGATCGGCCGCGACGACCTGATCTATCTCTTTGCCTCGAAAAAAACGTTTCCGTCATGGGGCCACATGATTGAACAGGGGGCCACCGCCACGTGGGAGCACTGGAATGGCAGGGCGTCCCGGATACACAACTGCTATAACAGCATCGGCTCCTGGTTTATCCAGGGGCTCGCAGGCATTCGTCCGGATCCCGAAAAACCCGGCTTCAAACATGTCATTATCAAACCTGCTTTCATAAATGAACTCAGCTATGTGAATGGAAGTCACGATTCCGCCTACGGCACGATTCAGAGTGACTGGAAACGGGACGGCGATGTCATCCATATGACGCTGAAGATTCCGGCCAACTCCACCGCGACGGTCTATCTGCCTGCAAAGGCCGCCGCCGATGTCACTGTAAATGGATCGTCCATCCAGCAGGCCGAACAGGTGAACTTCCGGAGGGTCGAGAAAGATAGGACCGTCGTGGATCTTGGCGCGGGACAGTATAAGTTTGTGTGCGGACAACGCCGCTAA
- a CDS encoding LacI family DNA-binding transcriptional regulator codes for MGFDGVNLSEIAERLNISISTVSRAIRNLKGVHPATRNKVVEVAREMGYGKTLEDEHTGRTILVLAQTSGGGEVQDYLSGISRAAVGANVSVLTHCLPLERCEELLDPKMQPPALRCGQVDGIIFLFKWPDSVVAKLEQSFPVVSMVHEYNVGPMDRVGIDHQYCMNILIDHLVELGHQRIGFFGLCPEVSWSCSRYSAYIESLVRRNYDVNLNFTTRLGFSELMSVSLVDVGHVVSGLKKNMAEGMTAVVCSGDMPGYSLMETLLSEGIRIPQDLSITGFHAAPPQNGLPELTTVSISSEEMGVTILRRMVRRLENPVESLRTILHPCRLRIGATTSAQ; via the coding sequence ATGGGATTCGATGGGGTTAACCTCAGCGAAATAGCAGAGCGCCTGAATATTTCGATTTCGACGGTGTCGCGCGCGATACGCAACCTCAAGGGGGTGCATCCGGCCACGCGGAACAAGGTGGTCGAGGTTGCGCGTGAGATGGGGTACGGAAAGACGCTGGAAGACGAGCACACGGGACGGACGATTCTAGTGCTGGCCCAGACCAGCGGAGGGGGCGAGGTGCAGGACTACCTGTCCGGGATCAGCCGGGCGGCGGTGGGGGCGAATGTTTCGGTCTTGACGCATTGTTTGCCGTTGGAGCGGTGTGAAGAACTGCTTGATCCGAAAATGCAGCCGCCAGCGTTGCGATGCGGGCAGGTTGACGGCATTATTTTTCTGTTCAAATGGCCCGATTCGGTGGTCGCAAAGCTGGAGCAGAGTTTCCCTGTCGTTTCGATGGTTCATGAGTATAATGTCGGCCCTATGGACCGGGTAGGGATCGATCATCAGTATTGCATGAACATCTTGATTGATCATTTGGTTGAGCTGGGGCATCAGCGGATCGGGTTTTTCGGGCTTTGCCCGGAGGTCTCCTGGAGCTGTTCAAGATACAGTGCCTACATTGAGTCTCTGGTCCGCAGGAACTATGATGTCAATCTGAATTTCACGACCCGGCTGGGGTTTAGTGAGTTGATGTCGGTTTCCCTGGTTGATGTCGGCCATGTGGTCTCCGGTCTTAAAAAAAATATGGCTGAAGGAATGACGGCCGTGGTCTGTTCCGGCGACATGCCGGGGTATTCGCTTATGGAGACCTTGCTGAGCGAGGGGATCCGGATTCCGCAGGATCTTTCCATTACCGGTTTTCATGCGGCTCCACCTCAAAACGGCCTGCCGGAATTAACCACGGTTTCCATTTCATCGGAAGAAATGGGTGTGACCATTCTTCGTCGCATGGTCCGACGGCTCGAAAATCCTGTAGAGTCCCTGCGTACGATTCTGCATCCCTGCCGGTTGAGGATTGGGGCTACCACATCCGCACAGTAA
- a CDS encoding LamG domain-containing protein: MKLYFLRVTFFLIWILIAADSSAQGDLILNWTFDSVYPNGYIEPDASGNSHDGRLVWYLTRRGGGGEYRPGEGIIGGAAAVVDRGSIFSDEPLTLPSEWSVSIWLKPKDADEIIRSEDMIAFWTDDGTTKALTVTFTQGKFKIGSVVNGSSKSAEFYPSAAWAVDEWVHLVVTFGNDAINMYLNGTALVRRSGIVANPWDPSIAVTPMLTGSRGQAHHRFDGPIDEFRIYGGILSVEEVAALADPSSDFYADEVVPPVADPGMGYTVWLDGATAEFELDGDLLLPGTNGTAAVSYLWEVAEKPAGAALMFADATDPKSAATADTAGDYVLRLITGNGAAVDTGLVHTVVFDAGSSGGSSFFTADPNVPLLVNNYEPERDARKASGALPLVAHYAFDEGGGTTATATGSAGGSFNIGSSAWSSDGMFGGALHVAPGAVTPQLFDLGTFTELTDEFSLSFWIRSDRTDKRGDLFRANGTGTTDYWKLGNQHNKGGLPDGYGQLNWNSVSCPVKAGEQWNHIVITYSASSGFRKLYLNGNLEGSMKFDPLAAGSGSPRLLFSTTSGSYCFRGLLDDVAVYGTTLNNEEISLLYSQSADTVVNRAAEDPYKTGAYSPSFVQQYFPELTPQYVTNGFAEARFGSGAAPAAYEHPRIVFSRDDLAAARAQYRGRDGHRTLAELFQYTEVERLSNMDTSGNYQPAFSLDGGSDERGIPNFTSDNGAAATIVAEAYLALLEADSVKARNVIDWLIATAALQRPVIDASRLATSHWRHDYHDILQRRATPLIYDWLYAWMTPAERATIRGIIADAAAGHWSIGMNGQPASDAHRSNWQNWITGEYLLALSAIYEEDGFDPEGYATAARAVELSGILFGDSESGASAEGMGKASLVTGSMAMLSRTQQTGRKLIGSAMPLNHVRKFTFHHLAPWGSEIFKDAENGGLFPLGASAPIRVLHYAYPDDPILNYLKHASFGGVDNYGDLQLTTFSQDSYLMSAMYNQDWSGPADLGAHLQEAAAAAGEPLGWFSNYRGLMTGRSDWTTDALQLIYQPKCLTTGHLLPSRGYFVINALGRNWVPFDGHNAEASKLHSVVRVDDVGQDISAARVLFYEGAAGRAGAGADLMGGDLTAAYRQIGDAWETLNATRLFPDTQRPWMDMDKRYLVHWELADRPGTTLAIPLDEYGAAQTFDYAYRTATLVRGDYPYALIIDDLKKDGTVREYNWSMTMPKDIYTAGSYTINGDSVVYTDPDDSTKHLLIKVIDSAATVTFDVSHETFTAVDGPAEAWKLNGRADAAEGRFRVMLYPYRDGDPQPVVSGTGSNFTVTLGSTVDAFELTTTEGKPNAIEISRNGDLLASSGSGASSYVEWSSLIDWAGGGSGELDDPDGDGISNFMEYALDGDPLVYDRSILPEGRLIGDGTDPWFAMDYRQNSRADDLDFMPMDSTNLLAPWSGVIPDGNDAVLETVDPDPDGDASARSMRVRVKALSDSLFLRLGVSSADSGK, encoded by the coding sequence ATGAAACTATATTTTTTGCGCGTAACCTTCTTTTTGATATGGATCCTGATTGCGGCGGATAGTTCGGCGCAGGGCGATCTGATTCTGAACTGGACATTCGATTCCGTTTACCCCAACGGCTATATTGAGCCGGATGCCTCCGGGAACTCGCACGATGGCCGGCTGGTCTGGTATCTGACACGGCGCGGCGGTGGCGGAGAGTACCGGCCCGGTGAAGGAATCATCGGCGGCGCGGCGGCGGTGGTCGACCGCGGCAGCATTTTTTCCGACGAACCCCTCACCCTGCCGTCGGAATGGAGCGTTTCCATCTGGCTGAAACCGAAGGATGCTGATGAGATTATCCGCTCTGAAGACATGATCGCTTTCTGGACGGATGACGGTACGACAAAGGCCCTTACCGTGACTTTTACCCAGGGTAAATTCAAGATCGGTTCGGTGGTGAACGGATCGTCCAAGAGTGCTGAATTCTACCCCTCGGCCGCCTGGGCGGTCGATGAGTGGGTGCACTTGGTGGTTACCTTCGGAAACGATGCGATTAACATGTATCTCAATGGAACGGCGCTGGTCCGCAGAAGCGGAATCGTGGCCAATCCGTGGGACCCGTCGATCGCCGTGACGCCTATGCTGACCGGTTCCCGGGGGCAGGCGCACCACCGCTTTGACGGGCCGATTGATGAGTTCCGCATCTATGGCGGTATCCTCAGTGTGGAGGAGGTGGCCGCACTGGCCGACCCCTCTTCCGATTTTTATGCCGATGAGGTGGTTCCGCCCGTGGCCGATCCCGGCATGGGGTACACCGTCTGGCTGGACGGGGCAACGGCCGAATTTGAGCTCGACGGCGACCTGCTGCTGCCCGGCACCAACGGCACCGCTGCGGTAAGCTATCTCTGGGAGGTGGCTGAAAAGCCTGCCGGGGCGGCATTGATGTTTGCGGATGCAACCGATCCGAAGAGCGCCGCAACGGCCGATACGGCGGGGGATTATGTGCTGCGGCTGATCACCGGCAACGGAGCCGCCGTCGATACGGGGCTGGTCCATACCGTGGTGTTTGACGCCGGTTCCTCCGGGGGGTCCTCCTTCTTTACGGCCGATCCGAATGTGCCGTTGCTGGTCAACAACTACGAGCCCGAGCGCGATGCCAGGAAGGCTTCCGGCGCGCTCCCCCTCGTGGCACACTATGCCTTTGATGAGGGAGGCGGTACCACCGCGACGGCCACGGGATCGGCCGGCGGCAGTTTTAATATCGGATCCAGCGCGTGGAGCTCCGACGGAATGTTCGGCGGTGCCCTGCATGTGGCACCGGGGGCGGTGACGCCTCAGCTGTTCGACCTCGGGACCTTCACAGAACTTACCGATGAGTTTTCACTTTCGTTCTGGATCCGGTCGGACCGCACGGACAAGCGGGGGGATCTGTTCCGGGCCAACGGCACGGGAACAACCGATTACTGGAAGCTGGGTAACCAGCATAATAAGGGGGGGCTGCCGGACGGCTACGGTCAGCTGAACTGGAACAGCGTGAGCTGCCCCGTTAAGGCCGGTGAACAATGGAACCATATCGTCATCACCTACAGCGCATCCAGCGGGTTCAGGAAGCTGTACCTCAACGGCAATCTGGAGGGCAGTATGAAATTTGATCCGCTGGCTGCCGGCAGCGGAAGCCCGCGCCTGCTTTTCAGCACTACTTCGGGAAGCTATTGTTTCCGCGGACTGCTCGATGATGTGGCCGTATATGGAACGACGCTCAATAACGAGGAGATCTCGTTGCTGTACAGCCAGTCCGCGGATACGGTCGTCAACCGCGCCGCTGAGGATCCCTATAAGACCGGGGCTTATTCTCCTTCATTTGTTCAGCAGTATTTTCCGGAACTGACGCCACAGTATGTCACCAACGGCTTTGCGGAAGCGCGTTTCGGCAGCGGCGCCGCGCCGGCTGCCTACGAGCATCCGCGCATTGTCTTTTCGCGCGACGATCTCGCCGCGGCCCGGGCGCAGTACCGCGGGCGCGACGGGCACCGCACCCTTGCGGAGCTTTTTCAGTACACTGAAGTCGAGCGGCTGAGCAACATGGATACCAGCGGAAACTACCAGCCCGCCTTCAGCCTCGACGGCGGCAGCGATGAACGCGGCATTCCCAACTTCACCTCCGACAACGGGGCCGCGGCCACGATCGTTGCCGAGGCCTACCTGGCTCTGCTGGAGGCCGACTCCGTGAAGGCCCGCAACGTCATTGACTGGCTGATCGCCACCGCCGCGCTGCAGCGTCCGGTGATTGATGCCTCCCGCCTGGCCACCTCGCACTGGCGCCATGATTACCACGATATCCTGCAGCGGCGGGCCACACCGCTGATCTATGACTGGCTCTATGCCTGGATGACCCCCGCCGAGCGCGCAACGATCCGCGGTATCATTGCCGATGCCGCCGCCGGCCACTGGAGCATCGGCATGAACGGTCAGCCGGCGTCGGATGCGCACCGGTCCAATTGGCAGAACTGGATCACCGGTGAATACCTGCTGGCACTGAGCGCCATCTACGAGGAGGACGGATTTGATCCGGAGGGCTATGCCACTGCCGCCCGGGCGGTGGAGCTTTCAGGCATCCTGTTCGGGGACAGCGAATCCGGCGCCTCCGCCGAGGGGATGGGCAAGGCGAGCCTGGTGACCGGATCCATGGCCATGCTCAGCCGTACCCAGCAGACCGGGCGGAAACTGATCGGTTCGGCCATGCCCCTGAACCATGTGCGCAAATTCACCTTCCACCACCTGGCGCCCTGGGGCAGTGAGATTTTCAAGGATGCGGAAAACGGCGGGCTCTTCCCGCTGGGCGCCTCCGCGCCGATCCGGGTGCTGCACTACGCGTATCCGGACGATCCGATCCTGAACTACCTCAAGCATGCATCGTTCGGCGGGGTGGACAACTACGGCGATCTGCAGCTGACCACCTTTTCGCAGGATTCCTACTTGATGTCGGCCATGTACAACCAGGACTGGAGCGGGCCGGCGGATCTCGGAGCACACCTCCAGGAAGCCGCGGCCGCCGCCGGAGAGCCGCTGGGCTGGTTCAGCAACTACCGCGGCCTCATGACCGGTCGCAGCGACTGGACCACCGATGCGCTGCAGCTGATCTACCAGCCCAAATGCCTGACGACGGGACACCTTTTGCCGTCGCGCGGCTACTTCGTGATCAATGCGCTGGGCCGCAACTGGGTGCCGTTCGACGGCCATAACGCGGAGGCTTCCAAACTCCACTCTGTCGTGCGGGTGGACGATGTCGGACAGGATATTTCCGCGGCCCGGGTGCTCTTCTATGAGGGGGCCGCCGGCAGGGCCGGAGCGGGGGCCGACCTGATGGGCGGCGACCTGACCGCCGCCTACCGGCAGATCGGCGATGCCTGGGAAACCCTCAACGCCACGCGGCTCTTCCCGGATACGCAGCGGCCCTGGATGGATATGGACAAGCGGTATCTGGTCCATTGGGAATTAGCGGACCGCCCCGGAACCACGCTGGCGATTCCACTGGACGAATACGGTGCCGCCCAGACCTTTGACTATGCCTACCGGACGGCCACGCTGGTGCGCGGCGACTATCCGTATGCATTGATCATCGATGACCTGAAGAAGGACGGCACCGTACGTGAATACAACTGGAGCATGACCATGCCGAAGGATATCTATACCGCCGGCAGCTACACCATCAACGGGGATTCGGTGGTCTACACCGATCCGGATGATTCCACAAAGCACCTGCTGATCAAGGTGATCGATTCCGCGGCGACGGTCACCTTTGATGTGAGTCATGAAACCTTCACCGCTGTGGATGGTCCTGCGGAAGCCTGGAAACTTAACGGCCGGGCTGATGCCGCCGAGGGGCGGTTCCGGGTCATGCTTTATCCCTACCGCGACGGCGACCCGCAACCGGTGGTGAGCGGCACGGGCAGCAACTTTACGGTAACACTGGGCTCAACGGTCGATGCGTTCGAACTGACAACCACCGAGGGTAAGCCCAATGCCATAGAGATCAGCCGCAATGGCGATTTGCTGGCCTCGTCCGGCAGCGGAGCATCGTCCTACGTGGAATGGAGTTCACTCATCGACTGGGCAGGCGGCGGTTCCGGGGAACTTGATGATCCCGATGGCGACGGTATTTCCAATTTCATGGAATATGCCCTGGATGGTGATCCGCTGGTTTATGATCGCAGCATTCTGCCTGAGGGCCGGTTAATCGGGGACGGAACTGATCCGTGGTTTGCGATGGATTATCGGCAAAACAGCCGTGCAGACGATCTTGACTTTATGCCGATGGACAGCACCAACCTGCTGGCACCATGGTCCGGCGTGATTCCTGATGGCAACGATGCCGTGCTGGAAACGGTTGATCCTGATCCCGATGGAGATGCCAGCGCCAGATCCATGCGGGTGCGGGTCAAGGCGCTATCTGACAGCCTGTTCCTGCGGCTGGGCGTTAGCAGCGCGGACTCCGGAAAGTAA